The genome window TGCTGAGGCCATCGAGAACAACCTGCACGACCTGGGCATCCTTCACTGTTAGCAGGTTGCAAAATGGAGGGATCACCTGCTTCTCGATCAGGTGTGCCACCTGTAGGCAGCAGAGACAACAAGggaaaaaacatctgtttatcaTCATTCAGTTTTTGCTTTTATGACTTAATTTAATTTGTAAGATACATTTGATTTTGTACATAAAATCAAATTGCAACAGTTGCTTGGTGAGTGATGGGCAGGTGAGTTTAAGCCCACGGCTGGCAAATTATTTTGGGGAATACATGATTCTTACCTGATCTTTTCTCCCACTTATTGTCAGGTTGCTGATGGCCCAGGCTGCTTCCTTCTGAGTGCCAAAGTCACCCTAAAAAATGCATCCAAAGTGAGCGACACATATTTATCCATACATGATCCACTTGTACGTCACAGCTTATTCAGACAGACGGATACACACCTTGTCAAGCAGGTGAATGATCATGGGAACTAGCTTGGCGTCAATGACAGCCTGCACCTGCTGCTGGTTGCCTGCTGTGATGTTGGACAGGAACCACACTGCCTCCTACAGGACAAGAAGCACAAATACAGTCAGTTTTCTACTGTGGGAAGGCGAGACATGGAGATGTAAGTGTACACAGGTTTTATCCTAAACAAAGCAGCTCAGTGAtttcactgagtcacattttaaACTAAAGAGAACTCTGATTATTAATGAAACATGACAGACCGTCCATCCCTCTTCCCAAGGGCTAAAACACTTGTAAGTATGAGTTTTTGTATCTTAACTGGATCAGAATCCAGATGTCCACACTGAGTGTTTGACCTCTGGTTGAGACAGAGTGCTGTGGGTGGGGCAAGGGCGATTTTTGAGGCTCTAATCATCGTCCAAGTCACAAAGTGGGCCTCATTTTTAAGTGACTGGTCTCAGATGCACTCCGATATCAGCAGAGACACGTGGTCTTCAGCACCCTCTGGCCACCAACCCACGGTATCACACGTTcaatcacatgcacacagacaaccCTCCTCCCCCAACCCCCCAAATCTGTCCAACTAACTACAACCAGCTCCCCACTGAGATCCTCTTCGTCTTCTTGCTCCTCGCGATCCTCCACGTTGCGAATCCCTACAGCTATCTGTCCCATCTATACCTTTCACACAGCATTCATACAAGCACCAAGTCTCAGATTTCATCACTTCCAGGCGACACGTGTTGCAGCAAACAGAGGGCATGTACGTGTGTAGGGTGAGAAGGAAGATGGAGGATGCATTACCTTATTGATTTTCTCCTTCGGGTGTGTGAGGAGTGCAGGGAAGTGGCTGAGAGCATCACAGTTGAGCACCACCTGGGTCTGTTCATCTGTGCCAGTCACTATGTTCCCAACAGCTCTCAGGGCAGCAGTCTGGATGTGGAGAGGAAGTGCAACATTGTTTAATAATGATGATACAATTTATTAATTTGATCCCACGTATAATCAATCTCATCTCTAATGTCCATGCCTGAAGTTTAATTAATCTAATCCTGAGCATAATCAGTGCCATGCCTGGTGTCTCTTCATACCTGAACTTTGACCTCCTGGTGACTGAGCAGAGGTACCAGATGTGGGACGATGCCAGAGTCGATGACCATTTGGATCTGCTCGTTTCCAGCGTCCGTCAGATAAGACAGAGCCCACACTGTGTCTACCAAGATCTGGAGGAAGCAAAGAGCAAAACAAACTAATGAATTTCATTCTCCACCCTTTTTTTAGAACAGTTTTAATATaacagggactcattttgtggGGATAGAGCTCTGCTAATAGTTGAGAGTGTGAAGCCAAGTCACACCAGCCTGCTTAAAAACTCTGGGAAAAACATCTACTCTACTTACACTGACATCAGTGTGGTGGATCAGCACGCAGAGAGCTGGCAGGATCTGAGGAAAAATTCGAATAGAGGAAAAGACAGGAGGGATCATTAGGtggaaaacattaaaacaaaaacatcaacaggtTTACCACGCGATCTGTACAGGCTGTAATAGGCTAATAGTTGACATGACAGCATGATCCTGTACTCTGCAATACCTGCTACACTGTAATTCACTTCAGAACATAAACAACAAAGTAAATTTGacctcatttatccagtttagGTAGAACAGTGAAGGAGCCTCTTCTGACCTGACCTCAATGATATGGAGCTGTTTTCCCTATTTTCATAAAATATTCCAGCTGTAAGCTTTAGACCGTATGTAGCATCCCCTCTTCTGATCGTGGCTTTGAAATAAAAAGGACGCGTGATCTTGAGAAATATTGGCATTTATGATTATGGACATCTTGCTTCCTAATATGTATAAACTAAAGAAGACTACATGactgattaaacactgaaatacTGCCTTTCCTTGACCCCCATGTTACTCAAAAATCTACACGAACATCTCCCTTGTTCTCGATCTCTAAGTCTAACACAAGTACTCACCTCCTGGATCGTCTCCATGGGTGGTGGAGGGTCCTTGTGGCGGCACAGATTGACCATGACCCAGGTGACGTTGCGGAGGAAGGTGATAGGGATGGAGGGACTGATGAAAGAGAGCAGGGGCTTCACCACACCCAGGCCGATCACATAGTCTCTGCACTGAGGGCCATCACCTGGGTAGAACACACATGTACACCCAGTTGGAGCGCATGTCATCTCGGGActgactgtttttgtttcaaaCACACCAACAGCGACTCACCTATGATGTTGCCCAGGGCCCAGACCGCCTGTTCGCACACATTCTGGTGAGGAGAGTGAAGGAGCCTCAGGAACAGCGGCACAGCATCTGCACAAAGGACACAGACAGGTGTCAATCACATAAAGGGCATTTCACAATCAGATGTGTTGCTTCAATTCAGGTACAACATGATCCTCACAGAATTTTTTTAACAGCTCTAGTAAGAGATAGGCAAATCATGGAAAACTGTAAGCAACAGCTTAGCGGCCTTACaaagtattcttttttttctagcGATTATACCATTATAACGTTATTGCGACCTGCATGCTAACAAAGTGGCTAACTGTCACATTATTTTTGGTGCATCGACTGAAAAGCAAAGTTCCAAAGCATGTCCTCTGCGTAAGCCTGCCTAAGTAAACATAGAATGTGATGTTATGTGTTGTCAAGATAAATAATCCTTAAGTTTGCTGATTTAAGTGTTTCAGTTTCAGCTCCCTTATGGTAAAGCTTGCTTAAAGTACTACCATTTAAAGGGACCAATCACCACCTCTGAATGAGCACAGTACATTCATGCGGCAAACAAATATCAAGATGGCCACGCAGTGCAATTCTTTATAGTAATTTTTGGACTTTACATCCACAGTAAGACTTAATTTCATATTTTAGTTGCTGAGCAAAATTGACAAAAAGTACTAGTGACAAATAATGCAGGTAAATATTGATGTATGTGCTACAGACACATTTCTTGTGTGCAGTTGTGCATTTCTGGGGTTCTTTCACCTTGTTGCAAACTGCATCAGCTGCCAAGGTGATGTAAATGTGAACTGTGGTTTACTAAGTGATGAAATAATACTACAGGTTTATCAACAGTTAGTGGAGCGTTCAAAATCTGTCATAAAACAAGCTGATGATCACAAAGATgcatcaaaaagaaaagagattaAGCTATAATCAAGACAAAGAGGAaatagcagtgtgtgtgtgtgggacttACTGGACTGGACCACGGCTTGGGTCTGCTCTGAGGTACCAGACGCTATGTTGGTTAGAGCCCAGGCTGCCTCAAACTGGAGAGATGGACTGTCAGGAGGTGAGAGATGGATGAGGGCCACGGTTAAAGTGAGTGTGACTGGGCAGCGGTGTCAAACAGTGAGAGCATGCTAATCATGAGTCATTTATATTTCTGCCATTCCTGGAAGGTGAAAACTAGAACACATTTACATAACCGCTACAGATGTAGGCTGGGCTAAACCTGGTTTGCTCATTAGCATAACTTTGAAGTGTACATAAACTCAACATGATTGGGGAAAAAGGGCTAGCTCGTACTATAATTAtcacacatggaaaaaaaagcgTGATGCACTGCTACATGCAGACAAACAGAATTACAGCCTGCTTACTTGTCATCTCTGTCCAGGCAGTGAACCAGTATAGGAAGGATCCCAGACTTAATCAAGTCATCTATGGGAGGGTTACGGTCACTGGACAACAACTTCCTACAAAAACAAAGGGACAAAGATGACCATTACTCATTCACTCGGCTCACATAGCTTTGCTGACACACACCAAGAAGACGAACcaatgacacacacagagaaacagctAAAGAATGTGTCTACACAATGTAAGTCAGACACAGTCCTCATTAGTGTTATGACACTAGACTTCACCCTGAACATGACCTAACATCAACATCAGGTAACATGTGAAGACATCTTCAGAGTCAAGATAAAGCTGCAGAGTAGACTTCAATGGCATTAAGAactaaagacaaacaaacaaaattaatccagaaacatgtttcaTGAATTCAGCCACCTTGTGCTGCACTTGACCGGACTTGAGGAGGGCTGCACTACCGAGCTGCAGTGCCATTTACAACGTCCATTAATCAGACGGGGCTGACTTACTGTAAATCACCGCTGTCTAACCGAGCTGGAAAAACATTCAGCCCCTGAAATTTCAACACTGGAGACGTATTTTGCAAGAGGCTATCAATTTTAGTCAGAGAACCTCTTAAGACAAAGTATTATTGTACTGGTGCAGAATCTCAGGCTCACGAATACCAGATGAACCAGATGTGAATCTGTACTACACTCAAACTACTACTTTAACATTATACAGCATCCATATAGTTTATTCATAGTGAAAAATAGGTTTGAGTGGTAATGGGATAATCATGACAGCCTTGAGTTGATACTGATGCACCGCAATATTACCTATATTCACATATCAATGAATTACTAGGGcagtgcaggaatgagtcctaaaacccagaaatgagtttgcaTTTCAGCACTTTCGGGTCCCTTGTCTCAAAATCATTTTTAGTTAGATGCCTGAAGTAAGGTCTGTGGGTTAGCACAAGATCATGAGACTTTCACCTTTTGTTCTGTAGCATAAAATGCATCCGTAAATACTCCCCTTGAGAATTTTGAAGCTTGTACGcgtcttaaaaaaaacaagacagttgCTAACAAGCTGCTGGGTGACACTACAGAGTTCCATCACACTGACATGGCTTTggagccttgttgtggtggagATGTTTGCGTCATGTGATTGTGGTGaagttcatttatagcctaatgttagctttttacttttggcgcttgcatttatgcttcaaaaatcataaaagtgaaTTATAGTgctaaacaaaacatgtaacatcattagcttttgtttgccacagagcttaatTGTTGCCATAATCCAATGGAAAATTCCCACTGGATTTTGGCGAGGGAACCATGGTGAAGTTAACTTCCATCTGGGGTTTTAATTTTAAGACATGTCCGATTTCACTAATTCATTTAGGTCACCGTCACATGTGTAGTTCAGTTTATTTTGGATTATACAGACTGCTTGTAAGATCGCACTCAACAAACAGACTCAGTAGAAGCACTTCTTTTGTATTCACTAAAATCCTGTAGTCGATCCACTTTGCTTTAACTGTGAAA of Epinephelus lanceolatus isolate andai-2023 chromosome 4, ASM4190304v1, whole genome shotgun sequence contains these proteins:
- the kpna4 gene encoding importin subunit alpha-3, with protein sequence MADNEKLDNQRLKNFKNKGRDLETMRRQRTEVVVELRKNKRDEHLLKRRNVPHEDICEDSDVDGDFRSQNTSLEAIVQNATSDNQGVQLTAVQAARKLLSSDRNPPIDDLIKSGILPILVHCLDRDDNPSLQFEAAWALTNIASGTSEQTQAVVQSNAVPLFLRLLHSPHQNVCEQAVWALGNIIGDGPQCRDYVIGLGVVKPLLSFISPSIPITFLRNVTWVMVNLCRHKDPPPPMETIQEILPALCVLIHHTDVSILVDTVWALSYLTDAGNEQIQMVIDSGIVPHLVPLLSHQEVKVQTAALRAVGNIVTGTDEQTQVVLNCDALSHFPALLTHPKEKINKEAVWFLSNITAGNQQQVQAVIDAKLVPMIIHLLDKGDFGTQKEAAWAISNLTISGRKDQVAHLIEKQVIPPFCNLLTVKDAQVVQVVLDGLSNILKMADDEAETIANLIEECGGLEKVEQLQNHENEDIYKLAYEIIDQFFSSDDIDEDTSLIPEAIQGGTYGFNSANVPAEGFQF